Proteins co-encoded in one Enterobacter sp. R4-368 genomic window:
- a CDS encoding MmcQ/YjbR family DNA-binding protein yields MTISELLQYCMAKPGAEQSVHSDWKATQIKVADVLFVMVKEVEGRPAASLKTSPELADLLRQQHEDVRPSRHLNKAHWSTVYLDGSLPDSQIYYLVDASYQQAIELVPEQVRQQLSV; encoded by the coding sequence GTGACAATTTCCGAGTTACTGCAATATTGCATGGCGAAGCCTGGCGCTGAACAGAGCGTGCACAGCGACTGGAAAGCAACACAAATCAAAGTTGCGGATGTGCTGTTTGTGATGGTGAAAGAGGTGGAAGGCCGGCCGGCAGCGTCGTTGAAAACGAGCCCAGAACTGGCGGATTTGCTGCGCCAGCAGCATGAAGATGTGCGCCCCAGCCGCCATTTAAATAAAGCGCACTGGAGCACCGTTTACCTGGATGGTTCGTTACCGGATTCGCAGATTTACTACCTGGTGGATGCGTCGTATCAGCAGGCGATTGAGTTGGTGCCGGAACAGGTCCGGCAGCAACTCTCCGTGTAA
- a CDS encoding GNAT family N-acetyltransferase: MVLRNVFAWLYGWEPCDFATYKMVWQQRGGSVCTHPDVLHFLSAETGAKLAFYAIRRQQVYVGACYAVNGALSLQDRRYPFVFDDIILPLETKKVGYLPAVTKRLSPHHQSDFLNALFSGYLKNKICYVKESLSKASQKKRNGEMKKFLACGGEVRWVDDFSDSELADIYIDVFRQRWQGKIYCFARDDLIRTFAALRHLLFGAVLFMHGHPCAFDIIFMAECDGYFYFDDINGGYSQNYPEFNLGSILLWVNICKAKELCLAKDKRFKFSLGVYKDYWSYKKQWCDILPLGRTLF; the protein is encoded by the coding sequence GGAATGTTTTCGCGTGGCTGTACGGTTGGGAACCGTGCGATTTCGCCACCTACAAAATGGTCTGGCAACAACGTGGCGGTTCTGTCTGTACACATCCGGATGTGCTGCACTTTTTAAGTGCTGAAACGGGGGCGAAGCTGGCTTTTTACGCTATTCGTCGCCAGCAGGTTTATGTTGGCGCGTGTTACGCGGTGAATGGGGCGTTATCGCTACAGGATCGGCGTTATCCCTTTGTTTTCGATGACATCATACTGCCGCTGGAAACGAAAAAAGTGGGGTATTTACCTGCTGTTACCAAGCGGTTATCTCCACATCATCAATCCGATTTTCTCAATGCTTTATTCAGCGGTTATTTAAAAAACAAGATCTGCTACGTCAAAGAGAGCCTGTCGAAAGCGTCACAGAAAAAACGCAACGGCGAAATGAAAAAGTTTCTTGCCTGTGGCGGTGAAGTTCGGTGGGTTGATGACTTTTCAGATAGTGAACTGGCCGACATTTATATCGATGTGTTCAGGCAGCGCTGGCAGGGTAAAATTTACTGTTTTGCGCGTGATGACTTAATCAGAACATTTGCCGCATTGCGACATTTACTCTTTGGCGCGGTGTTGTTTATGCATGGTCACCCCTGCGCGTTTGATATCATTTTTATGGCCGAGTGCGATGGCTATTTTTATTTCGATGATATTAATGGTGGGTATTCTCAGAACTATCCTGAATTTAATCTGGGCAGTATTTTGTTGTGGGTGAATATCTGCAAAGCAAAAGAATTATGTCTCGCGAAAGATAAAAGATTTAAATTTTCTCTCGGGGTCTATAAAGATTACTGGAGCTATAAAAAACAGTGGTGCGACATTCTGCCGTTGGGCAGGACGCTGTTTTAA
- a CDS encoding response regulator has protein sequence MSILHGEKKTVLVAEDDSDIAGVIIAYLERDKFAVIHAPDGEKAVMMAEKYQPDFIILDIRIPKKDGWQVLMELRQKTDIPIMMLTASGADTDKVLALKTGADDYVVKPFNPEELVARVHVILKRSQQYHARENLKLYKTRNIEINKITHQVYVGPKKMDLSTDLTSTEFKILMHLIRYPQRIFTREEIMNSCMPEGNACDRTVDSHVSKLRKKIQQAGIVNVPECVRGFGYRLGD, from the coding sequence ATGAGCATATTACATGGCGAGAAGAAAACCGTCCTTGTCGCTGAAGATGATAGTGATATTGCAGGTGTTATTATTGCTTACCTTGAACGCGACAAGTTCGCGGTGATTCATGCCCCTGATGGTGAAAAAGCGGTCATGATGGCCGAAAAATACCAGCCTGATTTTATTATTCTGGATATCAGGATACCGAAAAAGGATGGCTGGCAAGTATTGATGGAGCTGCGCCAGAAAACCGATATCCCGATTATGATGCTGACCGCATCAGGCGCCGATACGGATAAAGTTCTGGCATTAAAAACGGGCGCTGATGATTATGTAGTAAAACCGTTCAACCCCGAGGAATTAGTCGCCAGGGTGCATGTTATTTTAAAAAGAAGTCAACAATATCATGCACGAGAAAATCTAAAACTGTATAAAACCAGAAACATTGAAATAAATAAAATAACGCATCAGGTATACGTTGGTCCGAAGAAAATGGATTTATCTACAGACTTAACCTCTACAGAGTTTAAGATATTGATGCATTTAATTCGCTACCCGCAGCGCATCTTTACGCGTGAAGAAATTATGAATTCTTGCATGCCAGAGGGAAACGCCTGCGATCGTACCGTAGATAGCCATGTCAGCAAATTAAGAAAGAAGATCCAGCAGGCGGGCATCGTCAATGTGCCGGAGTGCGTACGCGGCTTCGGCTATCGGTTAGGAGATTGA